One Thiocapsa bogorovii DNA segment encodes these proteins:
- a CDS encoding PilN domain-containing protein encodes MTRINLLPWREEARQRRRKEFAAAGGLALVFTLLLAVLVHLQIEGRIGDQQARNQLLDGEIAQLNRQIKEIQDLEKIKADLLSRMEIIQELQESRPEIVRLFEELVVTIPEGVYLTKLEQTGRTVVVEGRAQSNARVSAFMRNIEASTWIGSPRLLLIEDKTGTGLSQFRLAFDQVSPSADAAPMQTHVPQGTRSETLLMADTRR; translated from the coding sequence ATGACCCGCATCAACCTTCTGCCTTGGCGGGAAGAGGCGCGGCAACGGCGACGCAAGGAGTTTGCTGCCGCAGGGGGTCTTGCACTTGTCTTTACGCTGCTTCTGGCCGTATTGGTCCACTTGCAGATCGAAGGGAGGATCGGCGATCAGCAGGCCAGAAACCAACTCCTTGACGGCGAGATCGCGCAATTGAACCGTCAGATCAAGGAGATACAGGATCTTGAGAAGATCAAGGCGGATCTCTTATCGCGTATGGAGATCATCCAAGAGCTTCAGGAGAGCCGCCCGGAGATCGTGCGTCTGTTCGAGGAGCTGGTGGTGACGATTCCCGAAGGGGTGTATCTCACCAAACTGGAGCAGACCGGCCGGACCGTCGTCGTCGAGGGGCGCGCGCAGTCGAATGCAAGGGTCTCCGCCTTCATGCGAAACATCGAGGCATCGACGTGGATCGGCAGCCCTCGCCTGCTCTTGATCGAGGACAAGACCGGCACCGGCCTGAGCCAGTTTCGCTTGGCGTTCGATCAAGTCAGTCCCTCGGCGGATGCCGCACCGATGCAGACCCACGTACCTCAGGGCACGCGATCGGAGACGCTACTCATGGCCGACACTCGCCGATGA
- a CDS encoding pilus assembly protein PilM produces MFGLSNKIKPLVGIDISSTAIKLIELSRLPVETAAAYRVECFAIEPLPPGALVEKKIADLDRVAAAIRRAVGNTGTRAKRAAVAVAGSAVITKVIAMAGTLSDAEMENQIQLEADQYIPYPLEEVNLDFQVVGPTKGNPSMVDVLLVASRQENVEDRVGALEAAGLTPAVVDVEAYAMENACSLILDEEAPAETELEATRTVAVADVGAATTTLHVMHEGQIVYTREQNFGGQQLLDEVQRRYGLSREVALGKILDGDVAEGYEIDVLGPFKEALAQQIGRALQFFYSGTSFNRVDRLLLAGRPASIPGIDLLMAERLKLPAGVANPFRRMSVSPSVNTQELMREAPGMMVAVGLALRGFD; encoded by the coding sequence ATGTTCGGCCTCAGCAATAAAATAAAACCCCTCGTCGGGATCGACATCAGCTCGACGGCGATCAAGCTCATCGAACTGTCGCGATTGCCCGTCGAGACGGCCGCAGCGTATCGAGTCGAATGTTTCGCGATCGAACCCCTCCCGCCGGGCGCACTTGTCGAAAAGAAAATCGCGGATCTCGATCGCGTCGCGGCTGCGATCCGCAGAGCCGTCGGCAACACCGGAACGCGCGCAAAGCGTGCCGCAGTTGCCGTTGCCGGCTCTGCGGTGATCACCAAGGTGATCGCCATGGCCGGAACCCTCAGCGACGCCGAGATGGAGAACCAGATCCAGCTCGAAGCAGATCAATACATCCCGTATCCGTTGGAGGAGGTCAATCTCGATTTCCAGGTCGTGGGGCCGACCAAGGGTAACCCATCGATGGTGGACGTACTCTTGGTCGCCTCGCGTCAAGAGAACGTCGAAGACCGCGTGGGCGCGCTCGAAGCCGCGGGGTTGACCCCGGCGGTCGTCGATGTCGAGGCCTATGCGATGGAGAACGCCTGTTCGCTGATCCTCGACGAGGAAGCGCCGGCCGAAACCGAGCTCGAGGCCACTCGAACGGTAGCCGTGGCCGACGTCGGTGCCGCGACAACGACCTTGCATGTGATGCACGAGGGGCAGATCGTTTACACGCGCGAGCAGAATTTCGGAGGTCAGCAATTGCTCGACGAGGTCCAGCGCCGTTACGGCCTGTCGCGCGAGGTGGCTCTCGGGAAGATCCTCGACGGAGATGTCGCCGAGGGATACGAGATCGATGTGCTCGGACCTTTCAAGGAGGCTTTGGCACAACAGATCGGGCGAGCGCTGCAATTCTTTTATTCCGGGACCAGCTTCAATCGCGTGGATCGACTCCTGCTTGCGGGTCGACCGGCAAGCATCCCCGGGATCGATCTCCTGATGGCCGAGCGCCTCAAGCTGCCCGCCGGTGTCGCGAACCCCTTTCGTCGCATGTCCGTCTCACCGAGCGTCAACACCCAGGAATTGATGCGGGAGGCACCCGGAATGATGGTTGCCGTCGGATTGGCCTTGCGAGGGTTCGACTAG
- a CDS encoding type IV pilus inner membrane component PilO encodes MDLSELNQLDLNSVGEWPISVKVIAILLACIALGGAVFYFDTQEQLGRLERAEAAERDLRASFETKQRKAANLEGYRQQIEEMKESFGAMLRQLPNRTEVASLLVDVSQTGLAAGLEFELFQPGSEQLKDFYAELPIQIRVTGSYHDFGRFVSGLASLPRIVTVHDSKISDAGGRTGSGAAKLSLQATVKTYRYLDEGAEQ; translated from the coding sequence ATGGACCTGAGCGAGCTCAACCAACTCGATCTCAACAGCGTCGGCGAGTGGCCGATCTCGGTCAAAGTGATCGCGATTCTGCTCGCTTGCATCGCTTTGGGCGGGGCCGTCTTTTATTTCGATACGCAGGAGCAGTTGGGTCGACTCGAGCGTGCCGAAGCAGCCGAGCGCGATCTGCGCGCGTCGTTCGAGACCAAGCAGCGCAAAGCGGCCAATCTCGAAGGGTATCGCCAGCAGATCGAAGAGATGAAGGAATCCTTCGGAGCGATGCTCCGTCAGCTGCCGAACCGAACCGAGGTCGCCTCGCTCCTGGTCGACGTCTCTCAAACCGGGCTTGCCGCCGGGCTCGAGTTCGAGCTGTTTCAACCGGGCAGCGAGCAGCTGAAGGACTTTTACGCCGAGCTCCCGATCCAGATTCGAGTGACCGGGAGTTATCACGACTTTGGGCGCTTCGTCAGCGGATTGGCATCCTTGCCGCGCATCGTGACCGTCCATGACTCGAAGATCAGCGACGCCGGCGGACGGACCGGCAGCGGGGCAGCGAAACTGTCGCTGCAGGCAACGGTGAAGACCTACCGCTATCTCGACGAGGGCGCCGAACAGTGA
- the mdh gene encoding malate dehydrogenase, translating to MNKITIIGAGRVGETTAQILAEEELCREIALMDIREGIPEGIALDILQMAPFFEFDCAINGSNDPQILRDSDLVIVTAGLPRKPGMSRSDVLEANVRIIDGVTDQIMQYAPDAMVLIVSNPVDTLTYRVAQRTGWDRSRIFGQAGVLDASRMASFIAQETGFSALDITTMVLGGHGDTMVPVPRFCTINGIPISHFISEERIEAIMERTRQGGAEILALRKNSSAYDAPGAAVAAMVDAIVNNRRRLLSCVALLEGEYGESDIAMGVPCVLGERGMESIVELDLNKRERTDFDRSASAVRADIERLRNLSLS from the coding sequence GTGAACAAGATCACCATCATCGGCGCTGGCCGAGTCGGCGAGACGACGGCGCAGATCCTGGCCGAAGAAGAGCTTTGTCGCGAGATAGCCCTCATGGATATTCGCGAGGGAATCCCCGAGGGGATTGCCTTGGATATCCTTCAAATGGCTCCTTTCTTCGAATTCGATTGCGCGATCAACGGCAGCAACGATCCGCAAATCCTCAGGGACTCGGATCTGGTCATCGTCACCGCGGGGCTGCCGCGAAAGCCGGGCATGTCACGTTCGGATGTGCTCGAGGCGAATGTCCGCATCATCGACGGCGTCACCGATCAGATCATGCAATATGCGCCCGATGCGATGGTGCTGATCGTCTCCAATCCGGTCGATACACTGACCTATCGGGTCGCACAGCGGACAGGCTGGGACCGCAGTCGGATCTTCGGACAGGCCGGCGTCCTCGACGCCTCGCGCATGGCAAGCTTCATCGCTCAGGAAACCGGTTTTTCGGCGCTCGACATCACGACCATGGTGCTCGGCGGACATGGCGACACGATGGTGCCCGTGCCGCGTTTTTGCACCATCAACGGGATCCCGATCTCGCACTTCATCTCCGAGGAGCGTATCGAGGCCATCATGGAGCGTACGCGCCAAGGCGGTGCAGAGATCCTCGCCTTGCGCAAGAACTCCAGCGCCTACGATGCGCCCGGGGCCGCGGTTGCCGCTATGGTCGACGCGATCGTCAACAATCGCAGGCGACTGCTCTCCTGTGTCGCCCTGCTCGAGGGTGAATACGGCGAAAGCGACATCGCCATGGGCGTTCCCTGTGTCCTCGGCGAGCGAGGCATGGAGTCGATCGTGGAGCTCGATCTGAATAAGCGCGAGCGCACAGACTTCGACCGTTCGGCAAGCGCGGTACGGGCCGACATCGAGCGTCTGCGCAACCTATCCCTGTCGTGA
- the rpmE gene encoding 50S ribosomal protein L31 translates to MKEGIHPNYADVKVVCSCGNEFTTRSTLGKEMHVEVCSSCHPFYTGKQKVLDTAGRVDKFRRKYAR, encoded by the coding sequence ATGAAAGAAGGAATCCATCCCAACTACGCCGACGTCAAGGTGGTCTGCAGCTGCGGTAACGAGTTTACGACCCGCTCAACCTTGGGCAAAGAAATGCACGTCGAGGTTTGTTCGTCTTGCCATCCTTTCTACACCGGCAAGCAAAAGGTCCTCGACACCGCCGGGCGTGTCGACAAGTTCAGGCGCAAATACGCACGCTGA
- a CDS encoding citrate synthase: protein MANQTITITNNVTGESFDFPLRSGSVGPSAADISSLYKEAGIFTYDPGFMSTASCHSAITYIDGEDGILLYRGYPIEQLATKASFLEVAYLLLYGELPVEKELVGFEKLITRHTMLNENLKDFLNGFHYDAHPMAILIGVVGSLSAFYHDSLSVNDARHREISAHRLIAKLPTIAAAAYKHSIGEPIMYPRNDLRYCANFLHMMFATPCEVYKPTLIAEKAMNLLFILHADHEQNASTSTVRLAGSSGANPFACVAAGIASLWGPAHGGANEAVLDMLHEIGDVKNVQRYMEKAKDKDDPFRLMGFGHRVYKNYDPRAKIIREVCHQVLEELADTNNPLFELAMKLEEIALSDEYFVERKLYPNVDFYSGIIYQALGIPRNMFTVMFAVARTVGWVSHWMEMMSDPNNRIGRPRQIYHGPTQRDYLPISKR from the coding sequence ATGGCGAACCAAACGATCACCATCACGAACAATGTCACGGGCGAGAGCTTCGATTTCCCGTTACGCTCCGGCAGCGTCGGCCCGTCCGCCGCAGATATCTCCTCCCTTTATAAAGAGGCCGGAATTTTTACGTATGACCCCGGCTTCATGTCGACGGCGAGTTGCCACAGCGCCATCACCTACATCGACGGCGAGGACGGGATTCTCCTCTATCGGGGCTATCCGATCGAGCAGCTCGCAACCAAGGCGAGTTTTCTGGAAGTTGCCTATCTGCTCCTCTACGGTGAGCTACCCGTCGAAAAAGAGCTGGTTGGGTTCGAGAAGCTGATCACTCGCCACACCATGCTGAATGAAAACCTGAAGGACTTTCTCAACGGTTTCCATTACGACGCCCATCCCATGGCGATCCTGATCGGGGTCGTCGGATCACTCTCGGCTTTCTATCACGACTCGCTTAGCGTCAACGATGCACGCCACCGCGAGATATCGGCGCACCGTCTCATCGCAAAGCTTCCGACCATTGCTGCTGCGGCTTACAAGCACAGCATCGGCGAACCGATCATGTATCCCCGAAACGATCTGAGGTATTGCGCGAACTTTCTGCACATGATGTTCGCCACGCCCTGCGAGGTCTATAAGCCCACACTGATCGCCGAGAAGGCGATGAACCTGCTTTTCATTCTCCATGCCGACCACGAACAGAACGCCAGCACCTCGACGGTGCGTCTCGCCGGCAGCTCCGGCGCGAATCCCTTTGCCTGTGTCGCGGCGGGGATCGCCTCGCTCTGGGGTCCTGCGCACGGGGGCGCGAACGAAGCGGTTTTGGACATGCTCCATGAGATCGGAGATGTCAAGAACGTCCAACGCTATATGGAAAAGGCCAAGGACAAGGACGACCCATTTCGCCTGATGGGTTTCGGGCACCGGGTCTACAAGAACTACGACCCGCGGGCGAAGATCATTCGCGAGGTCTGTCACCAGGTGCTCGAAGAGCTCGCCGATACCAACAACCCGTTGTTTGAATTGGCGATGAAATTGGAAGAAATCGCTCTCAGCGACGAATATTTCGTTGAGCGGAAACTCTATCCGAACGTCGACTTTTACTCCGGGATCATCTACCAGGCGCTCGGCATACCGCGCAATATGTTTACCGTCATGTTCGCCGTGGCCCGCACGGTCGGATGGGTATCGCACTGGATGGAAATGATGTCGGACCCCAACAATCGAATCGGCCGACCCCGCCAGATTTACCATGGCCCCACCCAGAGAGACTACCTACCCATCTCGAAGCGATAA